The Gouania willdenowi chromosome 7, fGouWil2.1, whole genome shotgun sequence genome includes a window with the following:
- the ralgapb gene encoding ral GTPase-activating protein subunit beta isoform X2 yields the protein MYSEWRSLQLVVQSDQGHLSVLHAYPTSVGTDVANAVVKPLGTAVSPVASENILKTDKEVKWTMEVLCYGLTLPLEGDTVKLCVDVYTDWMMALVSPRDSMPLPVVKEPNMYVQTILKHLYNVFVPRPEQHSLNHIRLCQQVLTAVQKLARESLAMARETWEVLLLFLLRINDTLLAPPTVGVGVAEKLAEKLMAVLFEVWLLACARCFPTPPYWKTAREMLANWRHHPPVVEQWSRVVCALTSRLLRFSHGPAFPPFKVPDEDAILIPLEMDNDCVAQTWYRFLHMLSNPVDLSNPAIVSTTPKFQEQFLNSSGIPHEVVLHPCLKQLPQIFFRAMRGVSCLVDAFLGVSVEKKDVRERVFTFSPVLFSHGISRPRADSAPPTPVNRMSMSPPPSTTNTTPPHSRKQRHAVVTKTTSKSSAGGGSQPTKASQQQQQQQQQPSSSPTMLSSPNQTSWESRPLPAPARPKVNSILNLFGQWLFDAALVHCKLHSGLSRDPSMTASFIQILLSYKSSIATQVGLELRRKGSQMSTDSMVSNPLFDANEFPESYEAGRAEACGTLCRIFCSKKTGEDILPVYLSRFYMVLIQGLQISDFICRPVLASIILNSSSLFCTDLKGINVVVPYFIAALETIVPDRELSKFKMYVNPTDLRRASINILLAMLPLPHHFGNIKSEVLLEGKFNEENGLPHDQPVSFLSLKLRLVNVLIGALQTETDPTNTQLILGAMLNIVQDSALLESIGAQTETGNIDGSQTSMRTQSHSRSNSGISFNSGNSTEATSPESERPAQALLRDYDTAAGLLVRSIHLVTQRLNSQWRQDMSISLAALELLAGLAKVTSSESQALCKKTIIFQPSGINLLGPTDPPARPDHMIVLKSRFNPCRKCGC from the exons ATGTACTCGGAGTGGCGCTCGTTGCAGCTGGTGGTGCAGAGTGACCAGGGTCACCTCAGTGTCCTGCACGCCTACCCCACCAGCGTGGGCACCGATGTGGCTAATGCTGTGGTAAAGCCCCTGGGCACAGCAGTGAGCCCTGTGGCTTCAGAGAACATCCTGAAAACAGACAAGGAG GTGAAGTGGACCATGGAGGTGCTGTGCTATGGTCTGACCCTCCCCCTTGAAGGGGACACTGTGAAGTTGTGTGTAGATGTGTACACAGACTGGATGATGGCGCTAGTGTCTCCCAGAGACTCCATGCCTCTACCTGTTGTCAAAGAGCCCAATATGTATGTTCAGACCATCCTTAAACACCTCTACAATGTCTTTGTACCAAG GCCTGAGCAACACAGTCTGAACCACATAAGGCTTTGTCAGCAGGTTCTGACTGCAGTCCAGAAACTGGCAAGGGAATCCCTCGCCATGGCGAGGGAAACCTGGGAGGTGCTGCTACTCTTTCTGCTTCGCATCAATGACACGTTGCTTGCACCTCCTACAGTTGGAG TGGGTGTAGCAGAGAAACTGGCAGAAAAACTGATGGCAGTGCTGTttgaggtgtggcttctggcaTGTGCTCGCTGCTTCCCAACGCCGCCTTACTGGAAAACAGCCAGGGAGATGCTGGCTAACTGGAGACATCATCCTCCTGTTGTGGAGCAGTGGAGCAGAGTGGTCTGTGCTCTAACTTCCAG aCTTTTGCGATTCAGCCATGGACCAGCCTTCCCTCCTTTCAAAGTTCCAGATGAAGATGCCATTTTAATTCCTTTAGAAATGGACAATGACTGTGTGGCACAGACTTGGTACCGCTTCCTTCACATGCTCAG TAACCCAGTGGATCTGAGCAACCCAGCCATTGTGAGCACCACTCCAAAGTTTCAAGAACAGTTTCTCAACTCGAGTGGCATTCCCCATGAGGTGGTTTTACATCCATGTTTAAAGCAGCTACCCCAGATCTTCTTCAGGGCCATGAGGGGCGTCAGCTGCCTTGTAGATGCCTTCCTGG GTGTCTCTGTTGAAAAGAAAGATGTGCGAGAAAGGGTGTTCACTTTCTCTCCAGTGCTGTTCTCTCATG GTATCTCACGGCCCAGGGCCGACAgtgccccccccaccccagtCAACAGAATGAGCATGTCTCCACCTCCTTCCACCACAAACACCACGCCACCCCACAGCCGCAAGCAGCGCCATGCTGTGGTCACTAAAACCACAAGCAAAAGCTCAGCG GGCGGTGGCAGCCAACCAACCAAAGCAtcccagcagcagcaacagcagcagcagcaacctTCATCCTCTCCGACTATGCTCTCCAGCCCAAACCAGACCAGTTGGGAGTCGCGGCCCCTGCCGGCCCCAGCACGGCCAAAGGTCAACAGCATCCTCAACCTGTTTGGCCAGTGGCTCTTTGACGCTGCTCTGGTTCACTGTAAGCTCCACAGTGGTCTGAGCCGAGACCCCAGCATGACTG CCTCTTTTATCCAAATTCTTCTTTCTTATAAATCTT CGATTGCGACTCAGGTGGGACTGGAGCTGAGAAGGAAAGGTTCCCAAATGTCTACCGACTCCATGGTATCCAACCCTTTGTTCGATGCAAATGAGTTCCCAGAGAGCTACGAGGCTGGCAGAGCCGAGGCCTGTGGGACACTCTGTCGGATCTTCTGTAGCAAGAAAACGGGAGAAGACATTCTACCTGTCTACCTGTCCAG GTTCTACATGGTCCTAATCCAGGGTCTGCAGATATCTGATTTTATTTGTCGACCGGTTCTGGCTTCAATCATCCTCAACTCTTCTTCCCTCTTCTGTACTGACCTGAAGGGCATCAACGTTGTGGTGCCTTACTTCATCGCTGCACTGGAGACTATTGTGCCAGACCG GGAGCTATCaaagtttaaaatgtatgtcaatCCCACTGACCTGAGGAGAGCCTCCATTAATATCCTCCTTGCCATGCTGCCTCTGCCACATCACTTTGGCAACATCAAATCTGAG GTCCTGTTAGAAGGAAAGTTCAACGAGGAAAATGGATTACCTCACGACCAGCCGGTGTCATTTTTGTCACTAAAACTACGCCTGGTCAATGTCCTCATAGGTGCACTGCAAACTGAAACTGATCCCACCAACACACAACTCATACTGG GTGCAATGCTAAATATTGTCCAAGACTCGGCGTTGTTGGAATCTATAGGAGCACAGACTGAAACG gGGAATATTGATGGAAGTCAAACCTCTATGAGGACCCAAAGTCACAGCCGCTCAAACAGTGGCATCAGCTTTAACAGTGGAAACAGCACAGAAGCTACCAGCCCTGAGTCGGAGCGTCCTGCACAGGCACTGCTTCGGGACTATG ATACAGCGGCGGGCCTGCTGGTGCGCAGCATCCATCTGGTCACACAGAGGCTTAATTCCCAATGGAGACAGGACATGAGCATCTCACTCGCTGCGCTGGAGCTGCTGGCTGGACTTGCCAAGGTAACCTCATCAGAGAGCCAAGCATTAtgtaaaaaaactattatttttcagCCATCAGGCATTAACCTTCTGGGGCCAACGGACCCACCGGCGcgtcctgatcacatgattgTTTTAAAAAGCCGTTTCAACCCGTGTCGAAAGTGCGGATGTTAA
- the ralgapb gene encoding ral GTPase-activating protein subunit beta isoform X4 gives MYSEWRSLQLVVQSDQGHLSVLHAYPTSVGTDVANAVVKPLGTAVSPVASENILKTDKEVKWTMEVLCYGLTLPLEGDTVKLCVDVYTDWMMALVSPRDSMPLPVVKEPNMYVQTILKHLYNVFVPRPEQHSLNHIRLCQQVLTAVQKLARESLAMARETWEVLLLFLLRINDTLLAPPTVGVGVAEKLAEKLMAVLFEVWLLACARCFPTPPYWKTAREMLANWRHHPPVVEQWSRVVCALTSRLLRFSHGPAFPPFKVPDEDAILIPLEMDNDCVAQTWYRFLHMLSNPVDLSNPAIVSTTPKFQEQFLNSSGIPHEVVLHPCLKQLPQIFFRAMRGVSCLVDAFLGISRPRADSAPPTPVNRMSMSPPPSTTNTTPPHSRKQRHAVVTKTTSKSSAGGGSQPTKASQQQQQQQQQPSSSPTMLSSPNQTSWESRPLPAPARPKVNSILNLFGQWLFDAALVHCKLHSGLSRDPSMTASFIQILLSYKSSIATQVGLELRRKGSQMSTDSMVSNPLFDANEFPESYEAGRAEACGTLCRIFCSKKTGEDILPVYLSRFYMVLIQGLQISDFICRPVLASIILNSSSLFCTDLKGINVVVPYFIAALETIVPDRELSKFKMYVNPTDLRRASINILLAMLPLPHHFGNIKSEVLLEGKFNEENGLPHDQPVSFLSLKLRLVNVLIGALQTETDPTNTQLILGAMLNIVQDSALLESIGAQTETGNIDGSQTSMRTQSHSRSNSGISFNSGNSTEATSPESERPAQALLRDYALPDTAAGLLVRSIHLVTQRLNSQWRQDMSISLAALELLAGLAKVTSSESQALCKKTIIFQPSGINLLGPTDPPARPDHMIVLKSRFNPCRKCGC, from the exons ATGTACTCGGAGTGGCGCTCGTTGCAGCTGGTGGTGCAGAGTGACCAGGGTCACCTCAGTGTCCTGCACGCCTACCCCACCAGCGTGGGCACCGATGTGGCTAATGCTGTGGTAAAGCCCCTGGGCACAGCAGTGAGCCCTGTGGCTTCAGAGAACATCCTGAAAACAGACAAGGAG GTGAAGTGGACCATGGAGGTGCTGTGCTATGGTCTGACCCTCCCCCTTGAAGGGGACACTGTGAAGTTGTGTGTAGATGTGTACACAGACTGGATGATGGCGCTAGTGTCTCCCAGAGACTCCATGCCTCTACCTGTTGTCAAAGAGCCCAATATGTATGTTCAGACCATCCTTAAACACCTCTACAATGTCTTTGTACCAAG GCCTGAGCAACACAGTCTGAACCACATAAGGCTTTGTCAGCAGGTTCTGACTGCAGTCCAGAAACTGGCAAGGGAATCCCTCGCCATGGCGAGGGAAACCTGGGAGGTGCTGCTACTCTTTCTGCTTCGCATCAATGACACGTTGCTTGCACCTCCTACAGTTGGAG TGGGTGTAGCAGAGAAACTGGCAGAAAAACTGATGGCAGTGCTGTttgaggtgtggcttctggcaTGTGCTCGCTGCTTCCCAACGCCGCCTTACTGGAAAACAGCCAGGGAGATGCTGGCTAACTGGAGACATCATCCTCCTGTTGTGGAGCAGTGGAGCAGAGTGGTCTGTGCTCTAACTTCCAG aCTTTTGCGATTCAGCCATGGACCAGCCTTCCCTCCTTTCAAAGTTCCAGATGAAGATGCCATTTTAATTCCTTTAGAAATGGACAATGACTGTGTGGCACAGACTTGGTACCGCTTCCTTCACATGCTCAG TAACCCAGTGGATCTGAGCAACCCAGCCATTGTGAGCACCACTCCAAAGTTTCAAGAACAGTTTCTCAACTCGAGTGGCATTCCCCATGAGGTGGTTTTACATCCATGTTTAAAGCAGCTACCCCAGATCTTCTTCAGGGCCATGAGGGGCGTCAGCTGCCTTGTAGATGCCTTCCTGG GTATCTCACGGCCCAGGGCCGACAgtgccccccccaccccagtCAACAGAATGAGCATGTCTCCACCTCCTTCCACCACAAACACCACGCCACCCCACAGCCGCAAGCAGCGCCATGCTGTGGTCACTAAAACCACAAGCAAAAGCTCAGCG GGCGGTGGCAGCCAACCAACCAAAGCAtcccagcagcagcaacagcagcagcagcaacctTCATCCTCTCCGACTATGCTCTCCAGCCCAAACCAGACCAGTTGGGAGTCGCGGCCCCTGCCGGCCCCAGCACGGCCAAAGGTCAACAGCATCCTCAACCTGTTTGGCCAGTGGCTCTTTGACGCTGCTCTGGTTCACTGTAAGCTCCACAGTGGTCTGAGCCGAGACCCCAGCATGACTG CCTCTTTTATCCAAATTCTTCTTTCTTATAAATCTT CGATTGCGACTCAGGTGGGACTGGAGCTGAGAAGGAAAGGTTCCCAAATGTCTACCGACTCCATGGTATCCAACCCTTTGTTCGATGCAAATGAGTTCCCAGAGAGCTACGAGGCTGGCAGAGCCGAGGCCTGTGGGACACTCTGTCGGATCTTCTGTAGCAAGAAAACGGGAGAAGACATTCTACCTGTCTACCTGTCCAG GTTCTACATGGTCCTAATCCAGGGTCTGCAGATATCTGATTTTATTTGTCGACCGGTTCTGGCTTCAATCATCCTCAACTCTTCTTCCCTCTTCTGTACTGACCTGAAGGGCATCAACGTTGTGGTGCCTTACTTCATCGCTGCACTGGAGACTATTGTGCCAGACCG GGAGCTATCaaagtttaaaatgtatgtcaatCCCACTGACCTGAGGAGAGCCTCCATTAATATCCTCCTTGCCATGCTGCCTCTGCCACATCACTTTGGCAACATCAAATCTGAG GTCCTGTTAGAAGGAAAGTTCAACGAGGAAAATGGATTACCTCACGACCAGCCGGTGTCATTTTTGTCACTAAAACTACGCCTGGTCAATGTCCTCATAGGTGCACTGCAAACTGAAACTGATCCCACCAACACACAACTCATACTGG GTGCAATGCTAAATATTGTCCAAGACTCGGCGTTGTTGGAATCTATAGGAGCACAGACTGAAACG gGGAATATTGATGGAAGTCAAACCTCTATGAGGACCCAAAGTCACAGCCGCTCAAACAGTGGCATCAGCTTTAACAGTGGAAACAGCACAGAAGCTACCAGCCCTGAGTCGGAGCGTCCTGCACAGGCACTGCTTCGGGACTATG CTCTTCCAGATACAGCGGCGGGCCTGCTGGTGCGCAGCATCCATCTGGTCACACAGAGGCTTAATTCCCAATGGAGACAGGACATGAGCATCTCACTCGCTGCGCTGGAGCTGCTGGCTGGACTTGCCAAGGTAACCTCATCAGAGAGCCAAGCATTAtgtaaaaaaactattatttttcagCCATCAGGCATTAACCTTCTGGGGCCAACGGACCCACCGGCGcgtcctgatcacatgattgTTTTAAAAAGCCGTTTCAACCCGTGTCGAAAGTGCGGATGTTAA
- the ralgapb gene encoding ral GTPase-activating protein subunit beta isoform X1: MYSEWRSLQLVVQSDQGHLSVLHAYPTSVGTDVANAVVKPLGTAVSPVASENILKTDKEVKWTMEVLCYGLTLPLEGDTVKLCVDVYTDWMMALVSPRDSMPLPVVKEPNMYVQTILKHLYNVFVPRPEQHSLNHIRLCQQVLTAVQKLARESLAMARETWEVLLLFLLRINDTLLAPPTVGVGVAEKLAEKLMAVLFEVWLLACARCFPTPPYWKTAREMLANWRHHPPVVEQWSRVVCALTSRLLRFSHGPAFPPFKVPDEDAILIPLEMDNDCVAQTWYRFLHMLSNPVDLSNPAIVSTTPKFQEQFLNSSGIPHEVVLHPCLKQLPQIFFRAMRGVSCLVDAFLGVSVEKKDVRERVFTFSPVLFSHGISRPRADSAPPTPVNRMSMSPPPSTTNTTPPHSRKQRHAVVTKTTSKSSAGGGSQPTKASQQQQQQQQQPSSSPTMLSSPNQTSWESRPLPAPARPKVNSILNLFGQWLFDAALVHCKLHSGLSRDPSMTASFIQILLSYKSSIATQVGLELRRKGSQMSTDSMVSNPLFDANEFPESYEAGRAEACGTLCRIFCSKKTGEDILPVYLSRFYMVLIQGLQISDFICRPVLASIILNSSSLFCTDLKGINVVVPYFIAALETIVPDRELSKFKMYVNPTDLRRASINILLAMLPLPHHFGNIKSEVLLEGKFNEENGLPHDQPVSFLSLKLRLVNVLIGALQTETDPTNTQLILGAMLNIVQDSALLESIGAQTETGNIDGSQTSMRTQSHSRSNSGISFNSGNSTEATSPESERPAQALLRDYALPDTAAGLLVRSIHLVTQRLNSQWRQDMSISLAALELLAGLAKVTSSESQALCKKTIIFQPSGINLLGPTDPPARPDHMIVLKSRFNPCRKCGC, translated from the exons ATGTACTCGGAGTGGCGCTCGTTGCAGCTGGTGGTGCAGAGTGACCAGGGTCACCTCAGTGTCCTGCACGCCTACCCCACCAGCGTGGGCACCGATGTGGCTAATGCTGTGGTAAAGCCCCTGGGCACAGCAGTGAGCCCTGTGGCTTCAGAGAACATCCTGAAAACAGACAAGGAG GTGAAGTGGACCATGGAGGTGCTGTGCTATGGTCTGACCCTCCCCCTTGAAGGGGACACTGTGAAGTTGTGTGTAGATGTGTACACAGACTGGATGATGGCGCTAGTGTCTCCCAGAGACTCCATGCCTCTACCTGTTGTCAAAGAGCCCAATATGTATGTTCAGACCATCCTTAAACACCTCTACAATGTCTTTGTACCAAG GCCTGAGCAACACAGTCTGAACCACATAAGGCTTTGTCAGCAGGTTCTGACTGCAGTCCAGAAACTGGCAAGGGAATCCCTCGCCATGGCGAGGGAAACCTGGGAGGTGCTGCTACTCTTTCTGCTTCGCATCAATGACACGTTGCTTGCACCTCCTACAGTTGGAG TGGGTGTAGCAGAGAAACTGGCAGAAAAACTGATGGCAGTGCTGTttgaggtgtggcttctggcaTGTGCTCGCTGCTTCCCAACGCCGCCTTACTGGAAAACAGCCAGGGAGATGCTGGCTAACTGGAGACATCATCCTCCTGTTGTGGAGCAGTGGAGCAGAGTGGTCTGTGCTCTAACTTCCAG aCTTTTGCGATTCAGCCATGGACCAGCCTTCCCTCCTTTCAAAGTTCCAGATGAAGATGCCATTTTAATTCCTTTAGAAATGGACAATGACTGTGTGGCACAGACTTGGTACCGCTTCCTTCACATGCTCAG TAACCCAGTGGATCTGAGCAACCCAGCCATTGTGAGCACCACTCCAAAGTTTCAAGAACAGTTTCTCAACTCGAGTGGCATTCCCCATGAGGTGGTTTTACATCCATGTTTAAAGCAGCTACCCCAGATCTTCTTCAGGGCCATGAGGGGCGTCAGCTGCCTTGTAGATGCCTTCCTGG GTGTCTCTGTTGAAAAGAAAGATGTGCGAGAAAGGGTGTTCACTTTCTCTCCAGTGCTGTTCTCTCATG GTATCTCACGGCCCAGGGCCGACAgtgccccccccaccccagtCAACAGAATGAGCATGTCTCCACCTCCTTCCACCACAAACACCACGCCACCCCACAGCCGCAAGCAGCGCCATGCTGTGGTCACTAAAACCACAAGCAAAAGCTCAGCG GGCGGTGGCAGCCAACCAACCAAAGCAtcccagcagcagcaacagcagcagcagcaacctTCATCCTCTCCGACTATGCTCTCCAGCCCAAACCAGACCAGTTGGGAGTCGCGGCCCCTGCCGGCCCCAGCACGGCCAAAGGTCAACAGCATCCTCAACCTGTTTGGCCAGTGGCTCTTTGACGCTGCTCTGGTTCACTGTAAGCTCCACAGTGGTCTGAGCCGAGACCCCAGCATGACTG CCTCTTTTATCCAAATTCTTCTTTCTTATAAATCTT CGATTGCGACTCAGGTGGGACTGGAGCTGAGAAGGAAAGGTTCCCAAATGTCTACCGACTCCATGGTATCCAACCCTTTGTTCGATGCAAATGAGTTCCCAGAGAGCTACGAGGCTGGCAGAGCCGAGGCCTGTGGGACACTCTGTCGGATCTTCTGTAGCAAGAAAACGGGAGAAGACATTCTACCTGTCTACCTGTCCAG GTTCTACATGGTCCTAATCCAGGGTCTGCAGATATCTGATTTTATTTGTCGACCGGTTCTGGCTTCAATCATCCTCAACTCTTCTTCCCTCTTCTGTACTGACCTGAAGGGCATCAACGTTGTGGTGCCTTACTTCATCGCTGCACTGGAGACTATTGTGCCAGACCG GGAGCTATCaaagtttaaaatgtatgtcaatCCCACTGACCTGAGGAGAGCCTCCATTAATATCCTCCTTGCCATGCTGCCTCTGCCACATCACTTTGGCAACATCAAATCTGAG GTCCTGTTAGAAGGAAAGTTCAACGAGGAAAATGGATTACCTCACGACCAGCCGGTGTCATTTTTGTCACTAAAACTACGCCTGGTCAATGTCCTCATAGGTGCACTGCAAACTGAAACTGATCCCACCAACACACAACTCATACTGG GTGCAATGCTAAATATTGTCCAAGACTCGGCGTTGTTGGAATCTATAGGAGCACAGACTGAAACG gGGAATATTGATGGAAGTCAAACCTCTATGAGGACCCAAAGTCACAGCCGCTCAAACAGTGGCATCAGCTTTAACAGTGGAAACAGCACAGAAGCTACCAGCCCTGAGTCGGAGCGTCCTGCACAGGCACTGCTTCGGGACTATG CTCTTCCAGATACAGCGGCGGGCCTGCTGGTGCGCAGCATCCATCTGGTCACACAGAGGCTTAATTCCCAATGGAGACAGGACATGAGCATCTCACTCGCTGCGCTGGAGCTGCTGGCTGGACTTGCCAAGGTAACCTCATCAGAGAGCCAAGCATTAtgtaaaaaaactattatttttcagCCATCAGGCATTAACCTTCTGGGGCCAACGGACCCACCGGCGcgtcctgatcacatgattgTTTTAAAAAGCCGTTTCAACCCGTGTCGAAAGTGCGGATGTTAA
- the ralgapb gene encoding ral GTPase-activating protein subunit beta isoform X3: MYSEWRSLQLVVQSDQGHLSVLHAYPTSVGTDVANAVVKPLGTAVSPVASENILKTDKEVKWTMEVLCYGLTLPLEGDTVKLCVDVYTDWMMALVSPRDSMPLPVVKEPNMYVQTILKHLYNVFVPRPEQHSLNHIRLCQQVLTAVQKLARESLAMARETWEVLLLFLLRINDTLLAPPTVGVGVAEKLAEKLMAVLFEVWLLACARCFPTPPYWKTAREMLANWRHHPPVVEQWSRVVCALTSRLLRFSHGPAFPPFKVPDEDAILIPLEMDNDCVAQTWYRFLHMLSNPVDLSNPAIVSTTPKFQEQFLNSSGIPHEVVLHPCLKQLPQIFFRAMRGVSCLVDAFLGVSVEKKDVRERVFTFSPVLFSHGISRPRADSAPPTPVNRMSMSPPPSTTNTTPPHSRKQRHAVVTKTTSKSSAGGGSQPTKASQQQQQQQQQPSSSPTMLSSPNQTSWESRPLPAPARPKVNSILNLFGQWLFDAALVHCKLHSGLSRDPSMTAIATQVGLELRRKGSQMSTDSMVSNPLFDANEFPESYEAGRAEACGTLCRIFCSKKTGEDILPVYLSRFYMVLIQGLQISDFICRPVLASIILNSSSLFCTDLKGINVVVPYFIAALETIVPDRELSKFKMYVNPTDLRRASINILLAMLPLPHHFGNIKSEVLLEGKFNEENGLPHDQPVSFLSLKLRLVNVLIGALQTETDPTNTQLILGAMLNIVQDSALLESIGAQTETGNIDGSQTSMRTQSHSRSNSGISFNSGNSTEATSPESERPAQALLRDYALPDTAAGLLVRSIHLVTQRLNSQWRQDMSISLAALELLAGLAKVTSSESQALCKKTIIFQPSGINLLGPTDPPARPDHMIVLKSRFNPCRKCGC; this comes from the exons ATGTACTCGGAGTGGCGCTCGTTGCAGCTGGTGGTGCAGAGTGACCAGGGTCACCTCAGTGTCCTGCACGCCTACCCCACCAGCGTGGGCACCGATGTGGCTAATGCTGTGGTAAAGCCCCTGGGCACAGCAGTGAGCCCTGTGGCTTCAGAGAACATCCTGAAAACAGACAAGGAG GTGAAGTGGACCATGGAGGTGCTGTGCTATGGTCTGACCCTCCCCCTTGAAGGGGACACTGTGAAGTTGTGTGTAGATGTGTACACAGACTGGATGATGGCGCTAGTGTCTCCCAGAGACTCCATGCCTCTACCTGTTGTCAAAGAGCCCAATATGTATGTTCAGACCATCCTTAAACACCTCTACAATGTCTTTGTACCAAG GCCTGAGCAACACAGTCTGAACCACATAAGGCTTTGTCAGCAGGTTCTGACTGCAGTCCAGAAACTGGCAAGGGAATCCCTCGCCATGGCGAGGGAAACCTGGGAGGTGCTGCTACTCTTTCTGCTTCGCATCAATGACACGTTGCTTGCACCTCCTACAGTTGGAG TGGGTGTAGCAGAGAAACTGGCAGAAAAACTGATGGCAGTGCTGTttgaggtgtggcttctggcaTGTGCTCGCTGCTTCCCAACGCCGCCTTACTGGAAAACAGCCAGGGAGATGCTGGCTAACTGGAGACATCATCCTCCTGTTGTGGAGCAGTGGAGCAGAGTGGTCTGTGCTCTAACTTCCAG aCTTTTGCGATTCAGCCATGGACCAGCCTTCCCTCCTTTCAAAGTTCCAGATGAAGATGCCATTTTAATTCCTTTAGAAATGGACAATGACTGTGTGGCACAGACTTGGTACCGCTTCCTTCACATGCTCAG TAACCCAGTGGATCTGAGCAACCCAGCCATTGTGAGCACCACTCCAAAGTTTCAAGAACAGTTTCTCAACTCGAGTGGCATTCCCCATGAGGTGGTTTTACATCCATGTTTAAAGCAGCTACCCCAGATCTTCTTCAGGGCCATGAGGGGCGTCAGCTGCCTTGTAGATGCCTTCCTGG GTGTCTCTGTTGAAAAGAAAGATGTGCGAGAAAGGGTGTTCACTTTCTCTCCAGTGCTGTTCTCTCATG GTATCTCACGGCCCAGGGCCGACAgtgccccccccaccccagtCAACAGAATGAGCATGTCTCCACCTCCTTCCACCACAAACACCACGCCACCCCACAGCCGCAAGCAGCGCCATGCTGTGGTCACTAAAACCACAAGCAAAAGCTCAGCG GGCGGTGGCAGCCAACCAACCAAAGCAtcccagcagcagcaacagcagcagcagcaacctTCATCCTCTCCGACTATGCTCTCCAGCCCAAACCAGACCAGTTGGGAGTCGCGGCCCCTGCCGGCCCCAGCACGGCCAAAGGTCAACAGCATCCTCAACCTGTTTGGCCAGTGGCTCTTTGACGCTGCTCTGGTTCACTGTAAGCTCCACAGTGGTCTGAGCCGAGACCCCAGCATGACTG CGATTGCGACTCAGGTGGGACTGGAGCTGAGAAGGAAAGGTTCCCAAATGTCTACCGACTCCATGGTATCCAACCCTTTGTTCGATGCAAATGAGTTCCCAGAGAGCTACGAGGCTGGCAGAGCCGAGGCCTGTGGGACACTCTGTCGGATCTTCTGTAGCAAGAAAACGGGAGAAGACATTCTACCTGTCTACCTGTCCAG GTTCTACATGGTCCTAATCCAGGGTCTGCAGATATCTGATTTTATTTGTCGACCGGTTCTGGCTTCAATCATCCTCAACTCTTCTTCCCTCTTCTGTACTGACCTGAAGGGCATCAACGTTGTGGTGCCTTACTTCATCGCTGCACTGGAGACTATTGTGCCAGACCG GGAGCTATCaaagtttaaaatgtatgtcaatCCCACTGACCTGAGGAGAGCCTCCATTAATATCCTCCTTGCCATGCTGCCTCTGCCACATCACTTTGGCAACATCAAATCTGAG GTCCTGTTAGAAGGAAAGTTCAACGAGGAAAATGGATTACCTCACGACCAGCCGGTGTCATTTTTGTCACTAAAACTACGCCTGGTCAATGTCCTCATAGGTGCACTGCAAACTGAAACTGATCCCACCAACACACAACTCATACTGG GTGCAATGCTAAATATTGTCCAAGACTCGGCGTTGTTGGAATCTATAGGAGCACAGACTGAAACG gGGAATATTGATGGAAGTCAAACCTCTATGAGGACCCAAAGTCACAGCCGCTCAAACAGTGGCATCAGCTTTAACAGTGGAAACAGCACAGAAGCTACCAGCCCTGAGTCGGAGCGTCCTGCACAGGCACTGCTTCGGGACTATG CTCTTCCAGATACAGCGGCGGGCCTGCTGGTGCGCAGCATCCATCTGGTCACACAGAGGCTTAATTCCCAATGGAGACAGGACATGAGCATCTCACTCGCTGCGCTGGAGCTGCTGGCTGGACTTGCCAAGGTAACCTCATCAGAGAGCCAAGCATTAtgtaaaaaaactattatttttcagCCATCAGGCATTAACCTTCTGGGGCCAACGGACCCACCGGCGcgtcctgatcacatgattgTTTTAAAAAGCCGTTTCAACCCGTGTCGAAAGTGCGGATGTTAA